TAATCAGAGATTCTTTAAGCGTTTCTTGGGGTGTTTTGGTCCGAAGGCTTGAATGCACCCGGTGCTCGTGATCGGTCCGAATCCGTTCGGTCAAAAGCGCATCGAGGGCTTCGACGCTCTTTGCTGCAAGAGAAGCTTTCGATGCTCTGCTTTGAAACGCGAGAGGAAGGATTCGTCGGCGGGATTCTCCTTCGGGCTCCGAAGGCTGTACGCCAGCCGCTGCCCTTCTTCAAGTAGGAGATGACCGACCTACGCGTGACTCATGAAGGCGCCGCCCGGATCGCGATGGGGGGTGGCTTTCGGGCGCTCTCTCTTTTGGGTCAGGATGAACGCTTTGGCCCGTCATCACGCCTGAAGCGCGGTCCGAACATCCGGTGAGGGAGAGAAGGCATATCTGATCACCATGCGGATCCGATGGTCCAGAATCGGCAAAGACCTACAAAGCATTGTGTGTCGCCAGAATGGTCAACCGCATGACCGGGCCAAACGGACGCGACGCGTCGTCATGGAACGACTTTTTGCCGAAGGCAAAGAGTAGTACGGCTTAAGCCGTGATTGAAACCGTGGCTTGGAAGCGATGCAGGGGGAAACCCTCCTGATGGCTGTAGTGCGGAATCTCAAACGATTAAGCCGATATGTGCGGAAGCGCTCACAGACCGGGAGTTTCGCCGGCATACGAAAGGCTCACAAGGTGAGCGGCCGCATTTTTGTGGCTACTTCCCCCTTGACGGTGGCAATTTTGCGCTTTAGTTTTTAGATAGTTGCCTAAGGATCTAAAGGTGGTCGGTCGGCATGTCTCTAACACATGTGTTCAAAGCGCTCGGGGACGACACACGACGGCAGATACTGAAGCTTCCTTATCAAAACAACCCCGCTTCAGCTCAAGGCTGTGGCGGTACGGAAGGTGATGCTCCCCGATGCTTGAGGTCCGCTCGGTCACGGTAGGATACAGATCTCGAACCGTGCTGCATGAAATTGAGCTCAACCTTGGTCCTGGATTTCATGTGCTCCTGGGCCCGAACGGCGCCGGTAAGACCACCCTTTTTCGGGTGCTGGCTGGTGTTCTGAGGCCATGGCGGGGTGAGGTGCGCATTGAAGGGAGAGATCTGGCGCGTGATCTTTCGGTGCGTACCAAAGTCGCCTACGTGCCGCAACGAGACACGCTCTACCCCTCGCTGACGGTACGCGACAATCTGTTCTTTTTTGCTCAGATGTACGGTCTTTCGGAGGATGTGGCACGGCAGCGTGTGAGCGAAGTTGTGGAAGAGCTGCAATTGGGGGAGTTCTTGATGCAGGCCGCGGGCACCTTAAGCGGCGGTCAGAAGCGCCGGGTCAACCTGGCCCGGGCGCTTCTCGCCACCCCTAATGTGCTTCTTTTGGATGAACCCACCACGGGGCTCGATCCGATCTTGGCGCGCAGCGTGCGCCAGCTGCTTCAAGGGTTGGCCCGAGAAGGCCAACTCATCCTAACGGCCACCCACAACCTGTACGAGGCAGCCGAACTGGCAGAAGAGGTGATCCTCATTCACCGCGGACGGATCATCCAGCGAGGTTCTGTGGAGGATCTGAAGGGACGTATGGGCCTGCGGCGTTTTGGTTTTCGCACAACAGGAGACCCTCGCCCCGTGTTTGCCCAATTGGGACTTGAAAGCCGTCTGGAGGGAGGACTTTGGGTCATAGAGGTGTCTGAGGAGGAACAGGTGTCCCGAGCGGTGTCCGCTTTGGTCACATCTGGATTGTCCGTCTTGGAGGTGAGAGA
This is a stretch of genomic DNA from Brockia lithotrophica. It encodes these proteins:
- the ccmA gene encoding heme ABC exporter ATP-binding protein CcmA; amino-acid sequence: MLEVRSVTVGYRSRTVLHEIELNLGPGFHVLLGPNGAGKTTLFRVLAGVLRPWRGEVRIEGRDLARDLSVRTKVAYVPQRDTLYPSLTVRDNLFFFAQMYGLSEDVARQRVSEVVEELQLGEFLMQAAGTLSGGQKRRVNLARALLATPNVLLLDEPTTGLDPILARSVRQLLQGLAREGQLILTATHNLYEAAELAEEVILIHRGRIIQRGSVEDLKGRMGLRRFGFRTTGDPRPVFAQLGLESRLEGGLWVIEVSEEEQVSRAVSALVTSGLSVLEVRELDNPLESLFDALTAGRL